The window GTTATGGAGGTGGTCCGGGGCCCCGCCGCCGTCGGTAGCGTCACATTGAGGTGGAGCTCTGAGATAAATCTCAAGGCCTCTGAGAGCAAATCGGGGTTCGATTTGACTAATTCAGCCAGTTGCTGGAGGCTTTGCGGCGCGGAGAGCACGGGCCCCAATGGTTTATGGAGGGCGAGTAGCAGGAGGACTACGGCCGTCGACAGGGCCAGCGCGAGCCTCCTCATATGCCCAAAATGGCTATTATCCTCAGCGCGGCAAAGTATGCAAAGGCCGCGAGGAGGGCGAGGCCTATAGCTGTGTGGACTATCCCCAGCGGCTTGGGGAGAGGCCTTACGAAGGGCGCCACAGCCCAGTAGATAAGCGCGAATATGGAGACGACCACGTCTATGCCGTCCACACCGAGGTATATGAAGAACGCCGCGACGATGCCCGAAAGGATCACCAGCGCGATGTAGGGAGCCTTCATCGCAATACTACCAACAGCCTTCCTCTGCCCTCGGCACGCTCCTCGACTATCTCCACCGCGCGCCCGAGCACCTCGGCCGCGATCGCCGCGGCGATGGAGGCCAAGACGCTGCCTATGGCAGGTCTAACCAGAAGCCTTCCGTATAGATCAGGCGCGGCGACTCCTCCGAACTCAACGGCAATGTTGCCGTCTCCCCGCTCGGCAACCTCCACGGAGCGGGCCAGCCCCAGGGCGTTGACCGCGCAAGCCCTCAACGCCTCGCCTAGATCCCTCGGGAGGCCGACCCCGCAGATCTCGAGCGCCTTGGTGCCCGGCGTGGACAAGACCAGGGCCGGGCCCCCCTCGGCAGTGAAGGCGAGGGCCCTCTGCGGGATCTCTCTCGGCTGGGAACGCGCGACGACGGCCACAGGCCTGCCGGCCGCCGACGACGGCAAGTAGTAGGCCTTGGGCGGTAGCCCCGCTGCCTGTATCAAAGCCGACGTGTTCTCCCACCCGGCCTCTCCCAGCTTGGCTATTATCCTCTCCCGCGCGGCCGGCTCCCAGGTGGCGAGGAGGCCTGCGGACAGCGAGGCGAGGCCGAGGGCCAGCAACGGGGCGAGGTTGGGCTGGAGTATCCCCAGTAGAGATATCGCAATGCCCAGGACTATTAACGAGGGGCCTAGGTCGCTCTGCATGTCGATCCGAGCGACTCGATGCGGTATTTCCTGTAGGTCGCGTAGAGCACGACCGCGGTAGTGAACGCCGCTAAGGAGGCGGCGATGGGGCCGAGCCTTATGCCGAACGGCGTATAGTTCAGCAAGAGGCCTATGAGCGGGACCACGGCGAGGCTTAAGCCTATGGATAGGGCTAGCCGTTCCAGCGGGGACAGCTCGTCGCCTCGCGGGTATAGGGCCTCCACCAGCGAGTATCCCGGCAGAAACAGCACGAAGAAGGCGCCTAAAATATACCGCAGGTAGATCAGCGGCGGGCTCTGAGCTAGGAACACCAGGGCCACCGCGGCGGCGGTGGTCGCCGTTATTAGCCAAAGCCACGCCCCCCCGGGCCCCAGGATGTATGCGAGGAAGTTGTCGGCCCCCGACTCCACCGCCAGCCTCCCGGCCTTTACCTGCAACATGAGTTCATACGCCGCCTCGTATCTAGACTTGCCCGTCCTCCTGGCCACCTCCT of the Thermoproteus uzoniensis 768-20 genome contains:
- a CDS encoding DUF1616 domain-containing protein; protein product: MSCAVVDVLQLVKQCSTVEEAVEEVARRTGKSRYEAAYELMLQVKAGRLAVESGADNFLAYILGPGGAWLWLITATTAAAVALVFLAQSPPLIYLRYILGAFFVLFLPGYSLVEALYPRGDELSPLERLALSIGLSLAVVPLIGLLLNYTPFGIRLGPIAASLAAFTTAVVLYATYRKYRIESLGSTCRAT